From a single Paenibacillus sp. FSL R5-0345 genomic region:
- a CDS encoding ABC transporter permease subunit, whose translation MNLPLYKEMMRVNLKGIMNYAFGSAFYILFMIWLYPGIAGSTQAIDDLIKAMPEGVGKAFGLNSGFTSAEAFISGEYYGLILVLILSIVCVQMSTQLMARLVDRGSMAYLLIAPTTRRKVATTQALVLTTALLLIMGVTTLAGLLGKAWFLGSEYEFNSGRFAQLNSVAFLLFFAVGGLAFLVSSICNDEKKALGISGAITFGFFTLDLLGKISDKLEGLRYLTLFSFYQPGKIVQGNVEVIQVSSWLLLIGVLAFALGIEQFRRRDLPL comes from the coding sequence ATGAATCTTCCGCTCTATAAAGAAATGATGAGAGTGAACCTGAAAGGAATTATGAATTACGCCTTCGGTTCTGCCTTCTATATTCTGTTTATGATCTGGCTATATCCGGGGATCGCCGGAAGCACACAAGCCATTGATGACCTCATAAAAGCTATGCCGGAAGGTGTGGGAAAAGCTTTTGGATTAAACAGCGGATTTACCAGTGCTGAGGCTTTTATCTCTGGAGAATATTACGGACTTATTCTGGTACTGATTCTATCTATTGTATGTGTACAAATGTCGACGCAGCTCATGGCTCGGCTTGTGGATCGCGGTTCTATGGCTTATCTGCTTATAGCCCCAACAACACGGAGAAAAGTAGCGACCACACAGGCGCTTGTACTCACGACAGCTTTGCTCCTGATTATGGGTGTAACCACACTCGCCGGATTATTAGGTAAAGCATGGTTCCTCGGCAGTGAATATGAATTTAACAGCGGCCGATTTGCTCAGCTGAACAGCGTGGCTTTTTTATTATTTTTTGCCGTGGGGGGCCTTGCATTTCTTGTCTCCTCAATATGTAATGATGAGAAAAAAGCACTTGGAATTTCCGGCGCCATCACCTTCGGATTCTTCACTCTAGACTTGCTGGGTAAAATAAGTGATAAGCTGGAAGGGTTACGTTACCTGACCCTATTCTCCTTCTATCAGCCTGGCAAAATCGTTCAAGGCAACGTGGAGGTCATTCAGGTTTCCAGTTGGTTACTGTTGATCGGTGTGCTCGCTTTTGCCTTAGGGATCGAGCAATTCAGACGACGTGATCTTCCATTATAA
- a CDS encoding glycoside hydrolase family 43 protein → MREFNAKNPLIEQRADPWIYKHTDGYYYFIASVPEYDRIELRRSESIQGLAEAEGKTIWVKHEAGLMSANIWAPEIHYIDEKWYVYYAAAHTSDTKDGLFDHRMFAIENSSANPLEGEWVEKGQIKTKWESFALDATTFEHKGVRYYVWAQKDPDIPGNSNMYISEMENPWTLKGEQVCITTPEYEWEKIGFLVNEGAAVLKRNGRIFMTFSASATDHNYCMGLLTADENSDLMDPKSWVKTPEPVFTTSEENGQYGPGHNSFTVSEDGTQDILVFHARSYKEIVGDPLYDPNRHARVQVIQWNEDGTPNFGVPRPDTKLNL, encoded by the coding sequence ATGAGAGAATTTAATGCAAAAAATCCGCTGATTGAGCAAAGAGCAGATCCTTGGATTTATAAACATACAGACGGATATTACTATTTCATAGCCTCTGTTCCAGAGTACGATAGAATCGAGCTTCGTCGTTCCGAATCCATTCAGGGATTAGCGGAGGCTGAGGGAAAGACGATTTGGGTTAAGCATGAAGCAGGTTTAATGAGTGCCAATATCTGGGCTCCAGAGATTCATTATATTGATGAAAAGTGGTACGTATATTACGCAGCAGCACATACGTCTGACACAAAAGACGGCTTGTTTGATCATCGCATGTTTGCCATAGAAAATTCATCCGCAAATCCTTTGGAGGGTGAATGGGTGGAGAAGGGTCAAATTAAAACGAAATGGGAATCCTTTGCCTTGGATGCAACCACTTTTGAGCACAAAGGCGTTAGATACTACGTTTGGGCACAAAAGGATCCTGATATCCCTGGTAATTCTAATATGTATATCTCTGAAATGGAGAATCCTTGGACATTAAAAGGAGAACAAGTGTGCATCACCACACCTGAATATGAATGGGAAAAAATCGGATTTTTGGTGAATGAGGGTGCGGCAGTTCTTAAGCGGAATGGACGTATTTTCATGACTTTCTCGGCAAGTGCAACAGATCATAACTACTGTATGGGGTTGTTAACTGCTGATGAGAACAGTGATTTAATGGATCCGAAATCTTGGGTCAAAACACCAGAACCTGTGTTTACGACTTCTGAAGAAAATGGTCAATATGGTCCGGGACATAATAGCTTTACAGTCTCAGAAGATGGCACACAGGATATCCTGGTGTTCCATGCCAGAAGCTATAAGGAAATTGTGGGAGACCCATTATATGATCCTAATCGTCACGCACGTGTGCAAGTGATCCAGTGGAATGAAGATGGAACGCCAAATTTTGGTGTCCCTAGACCGGATACGAAGTTAAATTTATAG
- a CDS encoding carbohydrate ABC transporter permease has protein sequence MSNQAVNGLENHPVINRTRKEKGSSNISISKYVSYTFLIILCVIWIIPVIFGISTSFRSQTEVVSSGFRLFPETWVFENYVTILNNTSTAPILRWLGNSLFIATSHTILVVIVISITGFGYTRINFKGRDTLFFTLLGISFFPGVVNLIPSYKIIDSFGWVNTSWAMIIPGLAGMGNIFLVRQFMNGIPKELDESAKVDGASDFRIFAQIILPLVKPILIVCGLFSFTGSWNDFLWPVIVYTDVDKMPVTAGLLLLQDIYGNYRMIGQLMGSAILAIIPTLLLFIFAQKYFVQSINLNSGIKG, from the coding sequence ATGTCAAATCAGGCGGTAAACGGACTGGAAAATCATCCAGTTATAAATAGAACAAGAAAAGAAAAAGGGTCCTCCAATATCAGTATTTCGAAATATGTATCCTACACATTTTTAATTATTCTCTGTGTAATTTGGATCATTCCTGTGATCTTCGGAATTTCTACGTCATTTAGATCACAAACGGAAGTGGTTTCCTCGGGTTTTAGACTATTTCCTGAAACATGGGTCTTTGAGAACTATGTCACGATTCTGAATAATACTTCTACAGCCCCGATTCTACGTTGGTTAGGCAATTCATTGTTTATCGCGACATCGCACACCATTCTGGTAGTTATTGTGATCTCGATTACCGGCTTTGGATATACCCGTATTAACTTTAAAGGAAGAGACACGTTGTTCTTCACTTTGCTAGGGATTTCCTTCTTCCCCGGTGTGGTTAACTTGATTCCTTCTTATAAAATTATCGATTCCTTTGGTTGGGTGAATACTTCCTGGGCAATGATCATTCCTGGTCTTGCGGGTATGGGGAATATCTTCTTGGTCAGACAGTTTATGAACGGTATCCCGAAAGAGCTGGATGAGTCTGCAAAAGTGGATGGTGCCAGTGATTTTAGAATTTTTGCACAAATTATATTGCCGTTGGTTAAGCCGATTCTGATTGTTTGCGGTTTGTTCTCCTTTACGGGATCTTGGAATGACTTCCTCTGGCCGGTTATCGTGTACACAGATGTAGATAAAATGCCGGTTACAGCTGGTTTGCTCTTACTTCAAGATATCTACGGAAACTATCGTATGATCGGGCAATTAATGGGCTCGGCGATCTTGGCGATTATTCCAACCTTGCTGCTATTTATATTTGCTCAAAAATACTTCGTTCAATCTATTAATTTGAATTCAGGTATTAAAGGGTAG
- a CDS encoding TetR/AcrR family transcriptional regulator has product MNGFEIRAAQIKLKIMKTTMEMLKCCEPKRLRIADIAKEAGVSQVTIYNYFGSKEALLGETFKDFIEKAIREFEDYIHGEHSLKEIIEYIMTMERETYSSLSPTTVKELMIEDQEMFHYIEERYTNDVLPLMVKMVEDGKARGEISNKVSTKGILSFIGMYMRSSGEMLDEASKQEDIDGFLEEAIHLFFYGICGREQE; this is encoded by the coding sequence ATGAATGGATTTGAGATAAGAGCCGCTCAAATAAAACTCAAAATTATGAAGACTACTATGGAGATGCTCAAGTGCTGTGAGCCCAAACGTCTCCGGATCGCAGACATTGCGAAAGAAGCAGGCGTCTCACAGGTGACGATTTATAATTATTTTGGCAGCAAGGAAGCACTGCTTGGTGAGACCTTTAAAGATTTTATAGAGAAGGCCATTCGTGAATTTGAAGATTACATTCATGGAGAGCATTCTCTAAAAGAGATTATTGAATACATTATGACGATGGAGAGAGAAACCTACAGTTCGTTGTCTCCTACGACTGTGAAGGAGCTTATGATTGAGGACCAGGAAATGTTTCATTATATTGAAGAACGTTACACGAATGACGTTTTACCATTGATGGTCAAGATGGTGGAGGATGGCAAAGCACGAGGAGAAATTTCAAATAAAGTATCCACTAAAGGGATACTTTCATTTATAGGAATGTATATGCGAAGTTCGGGAGAAATGCTAGATGAAGCCAGCAAACAAGAAGATATAGACGGCTTCCTGGAGGAAGCCATCCATCTCTTTTTCTATGGCATTTGCGGGCGGGAGCAGGAGTAG
- a CDS encoding ABC transporter ATP-binding protein encodes MLVVEGLTKRFSNGKGIEDVTFTVNKGEVFGFLGPNGAGKSTTIRHIMGFMMPDQGYASIHGLDVWKAQGTVQKHIGYLPGEINFFDGMTGISFLKFMSGMQGMKNTTKRDHLIERLQFDAATPIRKMSKGMKQKVGIVAAFMHNPEVIILDEPTSGLDPLMQKVFIDLVLEEKAAGTTFLMSSHSFQEIERTCDRAAIIKDGRIITVKNIHELQSMQRKLFEVVFANREDAEQFAASGLQVEAREGNMVRIAVQGNYDRFIQETGKYNIRSIDVFTQNLEDIFMDYYDREGAVQ; translated from the coding sequence ATGCTTGTAGTTGAAGGCTTAACTAAGCGATTTTCGAATGGCAAGGGAATCGAAGATGTTACGTTTACCGTAAATAAAGGCGAGGTGTTTGGGTTTCTGGGGCCAAATGGCGCGGGTAAATCTACAACCATAAGACATATCATGGGATTCATGATGCCTGATCAAGGTTATGCGAGCATTCATGGACTTGATGTATGGAAAGCACAGGGCACGGTCCAGAAGCATATCGGCTATCTGCCTGGTGAAATCAACTTTTTTGACGGGATGACGGGTATTTCCTTCCTTAAGTTCATGTCTGGCATGCAAGGGATGAAGAACACTACCAAACGTGACCACCTGATTGAACGACTGCAATTTGATGCCGCAACTCCGATCCGCAAAATGTCAAAGGGAATGAAGCAAAAAGTCGGTATTGTCGCAGCTTTCATGCACAATCCTGAAGTTATTATTCTGGATGAACCTACCTCGGGACTCGACCCGCTTATGCAAAAGGTATTTATAGATCTCGTATTAGAGGAAAAAGCAGCCGGAACCACCTTTCTAATGTCCTCTCACAGCTTTCAAGAAATAGAGCGTACCTGTGACCGCGCTGCAATCATTAAAGACGGACGTATCATCACTGTGAAAAATATCCATGAACTGCAATCGATGCAGCGGAAGCTGTTTGAGGTTGTGTTCGCGAATCGCGAAGATGCAGAACAATTTGCCGCCTCCGGCCTGCAAGTGGAAGCTCGTGAAGGGAACATGGTCCGCATTGCCGTTCAGGGCAATTACGATCGATTCATTCAGGAGACCGGAAAATACAATATCCGCAGTATAGATGTATTTACGCAGAATCTAGAGGACATTTTCATGGACTATTATGACCGTGAGGGGGCCGTGCAATGA